CCATCGGATTCGATGCGACGCGCGGTCTTGGGAGCCAGATCGAGCAGTGCACGCAGTGCGGCGCCGGTGCGCCGCCGTGCACGCTGTTCGAGAAAATCGCCCAGGGTGACCAGGGTGACGATCACGGCGGCCGACTCGAAGTACACCGGCACGCGTCCGTGCGCATCGCGGAAAGCGGCGGAAAACAGGCCCGGCGCAAGGAAGGCGAGCGTGCTGTAGGCCCAGGCCACGCCGGTGCCCAGCGCAATCAGGGTATACATGTTGGGCGACCAGGGCTTGAGCGAGCGCCAGCCACGGACGAAGAATGGCGCCCCGCCCCACAACACCACCACGCTCGCGAGCAGCGCCTCGATCCAGCCGACCACGACCGCCCACGACATCGGCCACGGCCGGCCGAGCAGATGCGGCCCCATCGCGATCACCACCACCGGCACGGTCAGCGCGACGAGCCAGGCCAGCCGCCGCGCCAAGGCGCGCGTGGCGGTCTCGTCGTCGGTATCGGCGGCCGGCAGGAGCGGTTCCAGCGCCATGCCGCACTTGGGACAATCACCCGGGCCGACCTGCCGCACTTCCGGATGCATCGGGCAGGTATAGAGCGTGCCGGCCGGCGCACTTGCCGAGTGGGCCGGCGCGGTGCCGCCGAGATAGCGCTCGGGCGCGGCCAGAAACTTCGCGCGGCAGCCTGCGCAACAGAAGAAATAAGTCTGCCCGGCGTGGTTGGCGTGATGCGGCGTCGTCTGCGGATCGACACGCATGCCGCAGACCGGATCACGGGTGCTTTCCGCCGAAACGCTGCCTTGATGGCAATGGTTCATGAGCCTTCGATCGTCGCCGCAGGATCGATCCCATGATCTGCAAGGCCATACGGACGGTCAACAAGACGATCGCTTGCGGCTCGGCTCGACCGTAGATACCGATCGGCGTCGACGAACGTCTCGTGGCTTGAATCGGCGGTCGAGCTCGCTCAGCATTTTCTGCGGCGCGCTCGTCGACCGCTCGCGTCTGGAACGGGCCGGCAAGCGCAAGCCGGTCCGCGTTTTTACAGCTCGCGCAGGGCGGCGGTCACCGACAGACGCGCGGCGCGCACGGCGGGGAACAGGCCGCCGATGAAACCGATCGCCAACGCCCATTTGAGCCCCGTCCACATCAGCGCCGGCGTGACCGCGAAGCGGAACATGACGTCGGTGAATCCCTGCAGGGTCGAGGCGCGGTAGCCGTCGAACAGCAACCACACGAAGGCCGCGCCGATGAGGCCGCCGAGGAGTGCGAGCGCCATCGTCTCCAGCATCACCGAGGCGACCACGGGACCGCCGCGAAAGCCGAGCGCACGCAACGTGGCGATTTCCCGCGCGCGTCCCGCGACCGCGGCGAACATGCAGTTGAGCGCGCCGAAGACCGCGCCCAGACCCATGATCGTGCCGACCACAATGCCGACCGCACGGATCACCCTGGCCAGGCTTTCCGATTGTCGGGCGAAGAACTCGCGCGTGGTCGCCACCTCGACCTTGAGCCTGGGATCGCCGGCCAGCGCGGTCTTGAAGCCCGTGTATGCATCCGGCGTGGCCAGTTTCACCAGCACCGATTCGGCGCTGTCGCCGCGCCGGTAGATCGCGGCGACGGTCTGGCGGTCGGCCCACAGTTCCGAATCGTAGGCATCGCCGCTGGCGAACACGCCGACCACGCGCCAGTCCTCGCGACCGAGCCGGACCACATCGCCGACGTCGAGCCCGGCGAATTGCCGATGCGCGCCCTGGCCCACCACCAGCTCGTGCAGGCCGGGCTTGAAGCGGCGACCGGCGATGAGCTTCAGGTCCGGCCGCAATGTCCAGGCGGTATCGTCGACGCCGCGCAATTGCGCGTTGGCATCGCCGCCCGCTTTTTCGTGCACGCTGGCATCGACCACCAGCTCGCCGGAAACCAGCGGCTTGCCGGACGCATCGCGCGCGACGCCAGGCGCCTGCGCGATGGCGACGATGTCGTCGTGCAGCAGCACCGACTGCGTCTCGGCCACCGAGCCGCCGCGCAGCACGATGGCGGTGTCGTCGCGGCCGCCGCTCTGCAAGGTGGCGCGGAAACCTTCGCCCATCGCCAGCAGCGCGACCAGCACGCCGACCACGCCGGCGATGCCGATCACGATCACCGACGAGGAACCGAGTCGGCCGCGCAGCGTGCCGAGGCCGACCGCGGTCACCGCGCCGGCCTGGCGGCCGCTGCGGGTAGCGGCCATCCACAGCGCGAGCAACGCGACGAGGGCCAGCGTGCCGGCCCACGGCAGCGCCATCCAGATCGCCAGCACCAACGCCATCAGCACCAGCAGGCCGAGATGGAACAGGAAGCTTTTCATGAGCGCTCTCCTTTCAGCGTCCGCTCAACGCATCGACGATGTTCAGGCGCATCGCGCGCCATGCCGGCGGCAGGCCGACCAGCGCGCCGATCGTCAGCATCAGCAGCACGCCAGCGAGCCAGGTCGGCCAGCCCAGCGCCTGGATCGGCATCAGGCCGCCGCTGCCGGCCGCGAGCGCCGGCACGATCAGCGCCACCAGCGCAAGGCCGAGCACGCCGCCGAGCACCAGCAGCAGCACGCTCTCGGCCAGCACCATCGCCAGCACGCCGGCGTCGGGAAATCCCAGGGTCTTGAGCACGGCCAGCTCGAACGTGCGCTCGCGCACCGCCTGCATCATCGTGTTTCCGGTGAGCAGCAGCAAGGTGAAGAACACCGCGCCCATGATCGCGCTGACGATGAAGCCCACGTTCACCAGCTGCTTGAGAAACGAGGCCTGGAACGCCTGCTCGGTCTGCGTGCGCGTCTCGTGGTCGGAGTTGGCCGTAAGCACATCGATGGCATGAGCCACCGCATCGGCCTGGCCGGGATCGGCCACCTTCACCACGTACCAGTGCACGGTACCGCTGCCGAAGGCGTTGTTCTCGTCGAAGTACTTCCAGTGGAACAGCATGATCTGCTCGCGCGCCGGGTTCGTCGCGTGCATCAGGCCGACGATGTCGAAGGTCCAGGTGCCGCCGCCGGACCTGGCGGGAAAGATGGTCGAACGCAGCGGTATTTTGTCGCCGACTTTCCAGCCGTATTTCTTCGCCAGCGCCGCGCCGACCACGGCGCCGGTGCGGGTACGCTGCCATGCCTCGCGTTCCGGCGCGGACAGCGTCGTTTCCGGATAGAGATCGAGATAACCGGGACTCACCGCGAAGCTGACCACCTGCTTTCTCGCATCCTGATAGACGCCGCCGAACCAGTTGGCCGACGCCACCGCGGCCACGCCGGGCACGCCGGCGATGCGCGCGCCGAGGCTTTCCGGCAGGGGCTGCTGCATCGACATGCGCGAGGTCACCACCAGGCGGCCGGCGCCGGCCACGTTCTGCGTGCCGGCGAAAGCCAGACGCACGCTGTCGAGCAGGCCGAACAGCACGAAGGCGGCGATGATCGACACCAGCGTGAGCAAGGTGCGCGACTTGCGCCGGAACAGCGCCGCCCAGATCAGCGGAAGATATTTCATCGCGCCCTCCTTCAGGCCGCGGCCCGTTCGACCAGTGTGCCCTTGTCCAGATGCAGCACGTGGTCGGCGTATCCGGCGGCCTTGGGATCATGCGTGACCATGACGATGGTCTTGCCGTGCTCACGGTTGAGCGTGCGCAGCAGGCCGAGCACGTCCTCGGCGGATTGGCGGTCGAGATCGCCGGTCGGCTCGTCGCACACCAGCAGTGTCGGGTCGGAGACGATCGCGCGGGCGATCGCCACGCGCTGTTGCTGGCCGCCGGAAAGCTCGCTCGGCTTGTGCGCGGCACGATCGGCCAGGCCCACCAGTTGCAGCGCGATGGCCGCGTTCTTCCTGCGCTGCGCGGCGGACAGCCGGGTCAGCAGCAGCGGCAACTCCACGTTCTTCTGCGCCGAAAGCATCGGCATCAGGTTGTAGAACTGGAACACGAAGCCGACGTGCGCGGCACGCCACTTCGCCAGCGCGCCACCGCCGAGCCGGTCGATGCGCTCGCCGCCGACCTCGATGCTGCCGGCGCTCGGCGTATCCAGCCCGCCGATCAGATTGAGCAGCGTGGTCTTGCCCGAGCCCGACGGGCCCATCAGCGCGAGGAAGTCACCTTCGGCGATGTCGAGGTCGATGTGGTGCAGCACTTCCACTTTCTGCTTGCCGCGCGTGTAGACCTTGGAAAGGTCGCGGATGCCGATCAACGTACTCATCTCAGGTCCTCGTCTGGGCGCCGCCACTTTGGGCGGCCACGGTGGTCCGGTGGCTTGCGCGCGTTCATGGCGGCGCGGCCTGCGCCGGGCGCACCGCCATGCCGTCGCGCAAGGTCGCGGGCGGATCGAGCACCACGGCCTCGCCGGCGTTCACGCCGTCGGCCACGCGCTTCATCGCGCCGAAGTCGAGCGGTTGCACGGCACGCTGATGCACGCGCCCGCCGTCGAGCACGAACACCACGGCCCGGCCCTCGCGTCGCGCGATCGCCGCAGGCGGCAGCAACACGCCGGTGGTGGTCTGCGCAGCGGCCTCCGGCTGCTGTTCGAGGAACGACACCCGCACGCCCATGTCGGGCACGATGCGCGCGTCCTTGTGCTCCAGCGCCACGCGCACCTTCACCGTCGCCTTGCCGCGGTCGGCGGCGGGCACGATGGCGATCACGTGCGCGGGAATGCGCCAGTCCGGATACGCATCGAGCACGGCCTCGGCGGGCATGTTCGATTTCACGCGGCCGATGTAGGCCTCGTTGACGTCGACGTCCACTTCCAGCGAATCCATGTCGACCACGGTGCCGATGCCGGTGCGGGTGAACCCGCCGCCGGCGGAAAACGGCGAGACGATCTCGCCGACCTGCGCATCCTTGGTGGTGATGACGCCGTCGAACGGCGCGCGCACCACGCAATAGTCGAAGTTCACCCGGGCTTCTTCCACCTGCGCATCGGCGGCGGCGGCCTGCTTGAGCTGCGCGGCCAGTTGCGCGCGCATGGACTCGACCTGGGTCTGCGCCTGCTCGGCCGACTGTCTCGCGCTGAGCCCGCGCACGGCCAGCGTCTGCTGGCGTTCGGCATCGCGCCGGTTCTGCGCGAGCTGCGCGCGATATTGCGCGACCAGCGCACGGGCCGCCGCGGCCTGCGTCTGCGCCGCGGTCAGCGCCGCGCGGTATTGCGCATCGTCCAGGCGCGCCACCACCTGGCCCTTGCGCACGCGCTCGCCTTCCTCGATCAGCACCGCGATCAGCGTGCCGGTGATCTGCGCCGACACCGTCGCCTGTCGGCGCGCGGTGACATAGCCGGTGGCCTGCAGCACCGCGCCGGCATCCTGCGCGGGCGCCAGCGCACTCGCCGTGCGCACCACCGGCGGACGCGCGGCGAACAACCACCAGCCACCGGCCAGCAGCACGAGCACGACGATCGCGACGGCGACGAACCACGGCCAGCGCGACGGACGGCGGCCGTGGTCCCCGCGCTGGTGGCGTTCAATGCGCAATTGCTGGAGCAGGTCGGCGTGACTCATGCCCGCCAAGGTAGCCACGCGGCCACGGGCCACCCAGCGCGAACTGTCAAACATCGCCGGTGACGAATGTCATCTCGGCGCGAGGCGCGCATCGCAGGACCAGGGCGCCTGGCACTAGACTTGCGCGTCGAATGTTGGCCCGGGAGCTGTAAATCCATGTCCTACGTCATCGATCCGCCGCCGCAGGTCAGCGTGCCGGTACTGGGCAGCGCGGCGCGTTTTCCCGTCCGCCGCGTGTTCTGCATCGGACGCAACTACGCCGACCACGCCCGCGAGATGGGCGCGACGGTGGATACGGCCGCACCGATCTTCTTCTGCAAGCCGGCCGATGCGCTGGTCACCGATGGCGCCGACGTGCCCTACCCCGCCGCCACCGCCGAGCTGCATCACGAAGTCGAGATGGTGGTGGCGCTCGCCCGCGGCGGACGCGAGATCGAGCCCGCGGCGGCGGAAGGCCTGATCTTCGGCCACGGTGTCGGCCTGGACCTCACCCGCCGCGACTTGCAGGCCCGGGCGAAAGCACGCGGCGAGCCGTGGGATGCCGCCAAGGCGTTCGATCATTCGGCACCGCTCTCGGCGCTCTGTCCGCTGGAACGTGCCCGGCCGCATGCGGATACCTTGCTCAGCCTCACCGTCAACGGCGAGCTTCGCCAATCGGCGCGGCTGGCCGACATGCTGCTGAACGTGCCGGCCATCCTCGCCGCGCTTTCGCGGCTGTTCGAGCTCAGGCCCGGCGATCTGGTGTTCACCGGCACGCCGGCGGGTGTGGGTCCGTTGCGGTGCGGCGATCGCTTCCATGCGGCACTCGATGGCGTGGCGACCCTCGACGGACGCATCGTCCAGGCTTGATGCTCGGCCTGCCCAAGGCCTTCGACATTTTCTGGACGCGTGGTCAAGGCATCTTGTTTTTCACTTAAAACGAGGAAATGCCCCATGAGCCTCTGGCAGGAATTCAAAACCTTCGCGATGCGCGGCAAC
The DNA window shown above is from Aerosticca soli and carries:
- a CDS encoding ABC transporter permease → MKSFLFHLGLLVLMALVLAIWMALPWAGTLALVALLALWMAATRSGRQAGAVTAVGLGTLRGRLGSSSVIVIGIAGVVGVLVALLAMGEGFRATLQSGGRDDTAIVLRGGSVAETQSVLLHDDIVAIAQAPGVARDASGKPLVSGELVVDASVHEKAGGDANAQLRGVDDTAWTLRPDLKLIAGRRFKPGLHELVVGQGAHRQFAGLDVGDVVRLGREDWRVVGVFASGDAYDSELWADRQTVAAIYRRGDSAESVLVKLATPDAYTGFKTALAGDPRLKVEVATTREFFARQSESLARVIRAVGIVVGTIMGLGAVFGALNCMFAAVAGRAREIATLRALGFRGGPVVASVMLETMALALLGGLIGAAFVWLLFDGYRASTLQGFTDVMFRFAVTPALMWTGLKWALAIGFIGGLFPAVRAARLSVTAALREL
- a CDS encoding ABC transporter permease; this translates as MKYLPLIWAALFRRKSRTLLTLVSIIAAFVLFGLLDSVRLAFAGTQNVAGAGRLVVTSRMSMQQPLPESLGARIAGVPGVAAVASANWFGGVYQDARKQVVSFAVSPGYLDLYPETTLSAPEREAWQRTRTGAVVGAALAKKYGWKVGDKIPLRSTIFPARSGGGTWTFDIVGLMHATNPAREQIMLFHWKYFDENNAFGSGTVHWYVVKVADPGQADAVAHAIDVLTANSDHETRTQTEQAFQASFLKQLVNVGFIVSAIMGAVFFTLLLLTGNTMMQAVRERTFELAVLKTLGFPDAGVLAMVLAESVLLLVLGGVLGLALVALIVPALAAGSGGLMPIQALGWPTWLAGVLLMLTIGALVGLPPAWRAMRLNIVDALSGR
- a CDS encoding ABC transporter ATP-binding protein — its product is MSTLIGIRDLSKVYTRGKQKVEVLHHIDLDIAEGDFLALMGPSGSGKTTLLNLIGGLDTPSAGSIEVGGERIDRLGGGALAKWRAAHVGFVFQFYNLMPMLSAQKNVELPLLLTRLSAAQRRKNAAIALQLVGLADRAAHKPSELSGGQQQRVAIARAIVSDPTLLVCDEPTGDLDRQSAEDVLGLLRTLNREHGKTIVMVTHDPKAAGYADHVLHLDKGTLVERAAA
- a CDS encoding efflux RND transporter periplasmic adaptor subunit; the protein is MSHADLLQQLRIERHQRGDHGRRPSRWPWFVAVAIVVLVLLAGGWWLFAARPPVVRTASALAPAQDAGAVLQATGYVTARRQATVSAQITGTLIAVLIEEGERVRKGQVVARLDDAQYRAALTAAQTQAAAARALVAQYRAQLAQNRRDAERQQTLAVRGLSARQSAEQAQTQVESMRAQLAAQLKQAAAADAQVEEARVNFDYCVVRAPFDGVITTKDAQVGEIVSPFSAGGGFTRTGIGTVVDMDSLEVDVDVNEAYIGRVKSNMPAEAVLDAYPDWRIPAHVIAIVPAADRGKATVKVRVALEHKDARIVPDMGVRVSFLEQQPEAAAQTTTGVLLPPAAIARREGRAVVFVLDGGRVHQRAVQPLDFGAMKRVADGVNAGEAVVLDPPATLRDGMAVRPAQAAPP
- a CDS encoding fumarylacetoacetate hydrolase family protein; the encoded protein is MSYVIDPPPQVSVPVLGSAARFPVRRVFCIGRNYADHAREMGATVDTAAPIFFCKPADALVTDGADVPYPAATAELHHEVEMVVALARGGREIEPAAAEGLIFGHGVGLDLTRRDLQARAKARGEPWDAAKAFDHSAPLSALCPLERARPHADTLLSLTVNGELRQSARLADMLLNVPAILAALSRLFELRPGDLVFTGTPAGVGPLRCGDRFHAALDGVATLDGRIVQA